A genomic segment from Candidatus Eisenbacteria bacterium encodes:
- a CDS encoding NAD(P)/FAD-dependent oxidoreductase codes for MARQTYDAIVVGARCAGSPTAMLLARKGYKVLLVDKATFPSDTISTHLIHPPGVAALRRWGLLDRVVGTGCPPIDTYMFDFGPFRIEGKPGTPESPISYGPRRTVLDKLLLDAAAEAGAEVREEFLVEDVVREDGRVTGIRGRGKGIQSVTDHARVVVGADGRHSLVAKATKPEQYQEKPQLLAAYYTYWSGLPMNGRFEAYIRDHCSFAVWPTNDGMTLVIAGWPYSKFEENKKDVEGSYHRVIDQAPAFAERLRGARREERFVGTAVPGYFRKPYGPGWVLVGDAGYNKDFITAMGMTDAFLQAEQCASALDDSFAGTRSFDAAMGEYQASRDRHAMPIYEFTSQLASQEPPPPHVQQLFAAVSRHRESMDAFARVNSGVLSPAEFFSPENIERIFAATEDERSATRA; via the coding sequence ATGGCCAGGCAGACCTATGATGCGATCGTCGTCGGCGCCCGCTGCGCCGGCTCCCCGACCGCCATGCTCCTCGCGCGGAAGGGCTACAAGGTTCTTCTCGTCGACAAGGCGACCTTCCCGAGCGACACGATCTCGACCCACCTGATTCATCCGCCGGGCGTGGCGGCACTTCGGCGATGGGGTCTCCTCGACCGGGTCGTCGGAACCGGTTGTCCACCCATCGACACCTATATGTTCGACTTCGGGCCCTTCAGGATCGAGGGAAAGCCCGGCACCCCGGAGAGCCCAATCTCCTATGGACCTCGCAGGACCGTCCTCGACAAGCTCCTCCTGGACGCAGCCGCCGAAGCCGGCGCCGAGGTGCGTGAGGAGTTCCTGGTCGAGGACGTCGTGCGCGAGGACGGGCGGGTGACCGGAATCCGTGGGCGTGGGAAGGGCATTCAGTCGGTCACGGACCACGCCCGCGTCGTGGTGGGAGCCGATGGCCGCCATTCGCTCGTTGCGAAGGCAACGAAACCCGAGCAGTACCAGGAGAAACCACAGCTACTCGCCGCGTACTACACGTATTGGAGCGGCCTCCCCATGAACGGCCGCTTCGAAGCCTACATCCGGGACCACTGTTCCTTTGCAGTCTGGCCCACGAACGACGGCATGACCCTCGTGATCGCCGGGTGGCCCTATTCCAAGTTCGAGGAGAACAAGAAGGACGTCGAGGGGAGCTACCATCGCGTGATCGACCAGGCGCCCGCCTTCGCGGAGCGGCTGCGCGGCGCGAGGCGCGAGGAGCGATTCGTTGGAACGGCTGTTCCCGGCTACTTCCGGAAGCCGTATGGGCCAGGCTGGGTGCTCGTCGGAGACGCGGGGTACAACAAGGACTTCATCACGGCCATGGGCATGACGGACGCGTTCCTGCAGGCCGAGCAGTGCGCGAGCGCCCTGGACGACTCGTTTGCGGGGACGCGCTCCTTCGACGCGGCGATGGGCGAGTATCAGGCGTCCCGCGACCGGCACGCGATGCCGATCTACGAGTTCACCTCGCAGCTCGCGAGCCAGGAGCCCCCTCCGCCGCACGTGCAGCAGCTCTTCGCGGCGGTATCCCGCCATCGGGAGTCGATGGACGCGTTCGCCAGGGTGAACTCGGGAGTGCTCTCCCCGGCCGAGTTCTTCTCGCCCGAGAACATCGAGCGGATCTTCGCGGCGACGGAGGATGAACGGTCCGCGACTCGAGCCTGA
- a CDS encoding pitrilysin family protein — protein MRSHRLDFESRTGRGVIAILAALLIAVPATLTAAPVHPPAKDSKAAKAAAAETPAPAAPVHQQVLDNGLRLLLQEDHSKPLVGVCLFVNGGSRTETPTLSGLSHYYEHLIFRGGSTKQKELEFRREMQRLGEESGGYTTNDYTCYGFTTPTSNIDEGIWRSVDAWMNLKLTEVKVSRERQVVMEEFNQGEDRPDYKVYYQIERLMFRDHPYKRDTIGLKDAIQNSSLATFRTFYAERYVPNQMILAVVGDFDTKAMAAKLEKAFAPYKRGKDDFELGETEAPQAEFRMGVESMKTPSTWTYVGFHMPPYSDPDAPALTVLASLLGKGTSSRLYRALKDKENLVTNIDADFEIRRDPGMFLIGGQMPPENEARVFGIVRDELRRVAMEPIPAAELSRVKSSLLYQYAFDAQTLFDRAERLALFELMADVSMEPAWPKLLESVTAEDLQRVARQYFAADLASYSVIRPEGTAGPSKQEIEAMLDPWRAGWPALASARSGAGTGTIRREVLSNGVTLVLQEDHATPVVAVSLVARGGQWIEPEGLAGVSNMAAVLLRRGAGSMSAQQISERTDALGMRLTTLGTPDYASIGWQAPAENLDKSWEIFRDVATRPTFPASEVAKVREDLIRQAKSIGDRPFELTNLEFAEALYKSSPYRNPPNGDETSIPRIQVADLKKAYQTMFAGSNLVISVAGDFDSDHVLEMARRGFGSLKKGVPVTVGEVRDEPAKEKRPVFVDKDQEQVTYNTGWLTCSVRDPDYVPLRAAVALMGDKVFFKYVYEKGVAYRSWFYMQDRMGQSSAQNEMGVTPANFDMASGGVLADINRTFGGPIPAEEMKKSIDKLLSRWYLGAQRSDQIAGRLAYFEASGLGYEFTERYPEMVRQVTPQQVLAVAKKYFDPNTYTRVAVGKEPGKGATSAAPGR, from the coding sequence ATGCGGTCGCATCGGTTGGATTTCGAATCCAGGACAGGACGCGGCGTGATCGCGATCCTGGCGGCGCTTCTCATCGCCGTGCCCGCGACCCTCACCGCGGCTCCGGTCCACCCGCCGGCGAAGGACTCGAAGGCCGCGAAGGCCGCCGCCGCGGAGACGCCGGCCCCGGCCGCGCCCGTTCACCAGCAGGTCCTGGACAACGGGCTCCGCCTCCTCCTGCAGGAAGACCATTCCAAGCCGCTCGTCGGCGTCTGCCTCTTCGTGAACGGCGGGAGCCGTACCGAAACGCCGACCCTCTCCGGGTTGAGCCACTACTACGAGCACCTCATCTTCCGGGGCGGCTCGACGAAACAGAAGGAGCTCGAGTTCCGCCGCGAGATGCAGCGCCTGGGCGAGGAGAGCGGCGGCTACACGACCAACGACTACACGTGCTACGGCTTCACCACGCCCACCTCGAACATCGACGAGGGGATCTGGCGCTCGGTGGACGCGTGGATGAACCTGAAGCTCACGGAGGTGAAGGTCTCGCGGGAGCGGCAGGTCGTGATGGAGGAGTTCAACCAGGGCGAGGATCGGCCCGACTACAAGGTCTACTATCAGATCGAGCGGCTCATGTTCCGCGATCACCCGTACAAGCGGGACACGATCGGCCTCAAGGACGCGATCCAGAACTCCTCGCTCGCCACGTTCCGCACCTTCTACGCCGAGCGCTACGTCCCGAACCAGATGATCCTCGCCGTGGTCGGCGACTTCGACACGAAGGCGATGGCGGCGAAGCTCGAGAAGGCGTTCGCTCCCTACAAGCGCGGGAAGGACGATTTCGAGCTGGGCGAGACCGAGGCGCCGCAGGCCGAGTTCCGGATGGGCGTCGAGTCGATGAAGACGCCGAGCACGTGGACCTACGTGGGCTTCCACATGCCGCCTTACTCCGATCCCGACGCGCCCGCGCTGACCGTGCTCGCTTCGCTCCTCGGGAAGGGGACGTCGTCCCGTCTCTATCGCGCGCTCAAGGACAAGGAGAACCTGGTCACGAACATCGACGCCGACTTCGAAATCCGGCGCGATCCGGGCATGTTCCTGATCGGCGGGCAGATGCCTCCGGAGAACGAGGCGCGCGTGTTCGGGATCGTGCGCGACGAGCTCCGGCGCGTGGCCATGGAGCCCATCCCGGCGGCCGAGCTGTCCCGGGTGAAGTCGTCGCTCCTCTACCAGTACGCGTTCGACGCGCAGACGCTCTTCGATCGCGCCGAACGGCTCGCGCTCTTCGAGCTGATGGCGGACGTGTCGATGGAGCCGGCGTGGCCCAAGCTCCTCGAGAGCGTGACCGCGGAGGATCTCCAGCGCGTCGCGCGTCAGTACTTCGCGGCGGACCTCGCCTCGTACTCGGTGATCCGTCCCGAGGGGACCGCGGGGCCGTCGAAGCAGGAGATCGAGGCGATGCTCGATCCGTGGCGGGCGGGATGGCCTGCGCTCGCGTCGGCGCGCTCCGGGGCGGGAACGGGCACGATCCGACGCGAGGTGCTCTCGAACGGCGTGACGCTGGTGCTCCAGGAGGATCACGCGACGCCGGTCGTCGCCGTGAGCCTGGTGGCGCGTGGAGGCCAGTGGATCGAGCCGGAGGGCCTCGCCGGAGTGTCGAACATGGCCGCGGTGCTCCTGCGACGCGGCGCCGGCTCGATGTCGGCTCAGCAGATATCGGAGCGCACGGACGCGCTGGGCATGCGCCTCACGACGCTGGGAACGCCCGACTATGCGTCGATCGGATGGCAGGCTCCCGCGGAGAACCTCGACAAGTCGTGGGAGATCTTCCGTGACGTCGCGACGAGACCCACGTTCCCTGCTTCCGAGGTGGCCAAGGTTCGCGAGGATCTGATCCGCCAGGCGAAGAGCATCGGCGACCGGCCCTTCGAGCTGACGAATCTCGAATTCGCGGAGGCGCTCTACAAGAGCTCTCCGTACCGGAATCCGCCCAATGGGGACGAGACGTCGATCCCGAGGATCCAGGTCGCGGATCTGAAGAAGGCGTACCAGACGATGTTCGCCGGCTCGAACCTCGTGATCTCGGTGGCCGGCGACTTCGACTCCGATCACGTTCTGGAGATGGCGCGCCGCGGCTTCGGATCTCTGAAGAAGGGCGTGCCGGTCACGGTCGGAGAGGTGCGGGACGAGCCCGCGAAGGAGAAGCGTCCCGTCTTCGTGGACAAGGATCAGGAGCAGGTGACCTACAACACCGGCTGGCTCACCTGCTCCGTGCGCGATCCCGACTACGTGCCGCTCCGCGCGGCGGTCGCGCTCATGGGGGACAAGGTCTTCTTCAAGTACGTCTACGAGAAGGGAGTGGCCTATCGCTCCTGGTTCTACATGCAGGACCGCATGGGCCAGTCCTCGGCGCAGAACGAGATGGGTGTCACGCCCGCCAATTTCGACATGGCCTCGGGCGGCGTGCTCGCGGACATCAACCGGACGTTCGGCGGCCCGATCCCCGCGGAGGAGATGAAGAAGTCGATCGACAAGCTTCTCTCGCGCTGGTATCTCGGGGCCCAGCGCTCGGATCAGATCGCGGGACGTCTCGCGTACTTCGAGGCGTCCGGGCTCGGCTACGAGTTCACGGAGCGGTATCCGGAGATGGTGCGCCAGGTGACCCCGCAGCAGGTGCTCGCCGTGGCGAAGAAGTACTTCGATCCGAACACGTACACGCGCGTCGCGGTGGGGAAGGAACCGGGCAAGGGAGCGACGTCGGCGGCGCCGGGACGCTAG
- a CDS encoding SelT/SelW/SelH family (seleno)protein, whose translation MDIRIKYCNEUSYKPRATSLAAELKQHLGVDSELIAGHGGVFEVTVDGKVIFSKKDVGRFPEPGEVVGMLQRN comes from the coding sequence ATGGACATCCGGATCAAGTACTGCAACGAATGAAGCTACAAGCCCCGGGCCACCAGTTTGGCGGCCGAGCTGAAGCAGCACCTCGGGGTTGACTCCGAGCTCATCGCGGGACACGGCGGTGTGTTCGAGGTGACGGTCGACGGGAAGGTGATCTTCTCGAAGAAGGACGTCGGAAGGTTTCCCGAGCCCGGCGAAGTCGTCGGCATGTTGCAGCGAAACTAG